A stretch of DNA from Electrophorus electricus isolate fEleEle1 chromosome 18, fEleEle1.pri, whole genome shotgun sequence:
GTTAACAGTAGATAATAGTGAAGTGTCTAATCAAGCCCTTTTGAactgtctgtgcatttgtgcagtATAGCTTTGGCACAGGGATGTCCAGCTCACCTTCAAATCAATTAAATGAGCAAGAGTCCTTCACAGTTTAGCTATTTTCTAAACCTGGTAATTATCTGAGTTGAATCAGGTATGTTTCAAGAGGAAAATGTCTAGTCTGTGCTGAACTCAAGGAGGGACAAAGAGAGATAAATTAGTAAATAATGGCTAATAATGGTTAATGGCTGAAATTGCAATGGCTACATAAAGAATTTTTTTCTGTAGTACAACATACTACAGTACACTCAAGATCTGGATCTAATTGTGATCCAGCATCATCTGTTGTTGCTTTCACTCCACAGTGACTGGGTAGACACCACCAACTGCTCAATTGTCCGGACTGAGCTTTTAAACGAGTCGGATGACTGCAGAAGCACAAGCAGCTACCCATGCCTGCTGGTCTTCGTGAACATCATTGCTTCTGGGAGAAGAGTGCGTCTCCACTATGATGAGCCTGTGGTGACCTTGAGCCCAGAGGTACTGCCGACAAAATCTTGTACTTAACTGAAGGTtcaaaattgttgttttttgtttttgtatgaaaACATCAGCTGCTCTTTCAATTGTGGAATGGTTTCATGAATGCACTATTAAAAATGGTCCAAATTTATTTTGGAGAAAATCTCCTTGCCAGATGTTAAAGGTCTGCATTCAGAGATAATATAAGGTATTCTTATAACACTGACAATATTAAAGTTAATACTACTCCAGAAGCCTTCTAAACCTCCACCAGTCCCTTATGCTTACTGCTATTGGCCTCCACTTTCTTTCAGTGTTTCTATACCCCTAAGAACCAACAAGATAAAACCGAACTGCTCGAGGAGGCACAAAGGATCAAGAAGACCTTGTCCGACCTGCAAGGGCAAGCCATGGAGTGCCATATCAGCACAGAGAGGTATCCAGAGGACGCCATTATGAAGAGGAGGTACACTATGCGGCTGGCCCTGCAGtgcctcctctggccaacactCATGCTGGCTGGGGGTATACTGCTGGTCGGCCTGGTGATGCTCACGCAGTGCCTGGCTCACCTCTGTGCTGAGGTCACCATTGAAGGGTCAGAGGATGACGAGACCACTGCAATGCAGGGCAGGCTGTACCGAGTGCTCACCGGCAGGCCAGGGAGTCCCAGCATAGCGTAGGACCCAGTCAGCTTGCCAAGTGTGACTGCATTCCCAACATACATGGAAAGCGACTGTACGTCTTACAGTACATGCAGTCTTCAGGCAGATGGGACTGATAACGATTGGGAGTCACAGAAAGTGACAGGAGATGATGTCAGGATTgtgcaggattttttttaattgaaaggGAGTTTACAGTGAATGTAGACAACTGAAATGGGAGATGTGTATTCATAGAAGATATATTATTCTATCTTGTGTCTATAATAGTTTGCTGAACAAGGTGCTTAAACATGACCATACTGAAGAGTTACATTAACCACAAGAATACAGTTATTAGATATGTCAAACAAAACTGCTGTCTATAGTgtgttacattaaaatgcataataTCACAGTagttttaacaatttaacaaaaGTGTAAATCTAAATTGTTATATCCCATATTTATTAATGTCAATCTATTcttaaatatattgtatatctTATAGCTGGTAACTATATTGTCAGAGACAGAGCATGGGTATAATTGAGGTTATTTTGAACAGCTGCTATTTAGCCCTTGTGCCAGTTAACTTTTCCAGAGCTTCATAGCACTATCTGGTGATACAGGATCCTCCCGTCTCTTGTTCCCTCCAATATATCAGTAGTCCG
This window harbors:
- the LOC113570074 gene encoding calcium-activated potassium channel subunit beta-3; protein product: MAKRHRRTHVLGEILQYPRHVQQSQWRRCRVGEKAKAQAVSSVGEERALLLGFTMMAFSILMYFVVGIVVVKPCLHSDWVDTTNCSIVRTELLNESDDCRSTSSYPCLLVFVNIIASGRRVRLHYDEPVVTLSPECFYTPKNQQDKTELLEEAQRIKKTLSDLQGQAMECHISTERYPEDAIMKRRYTMRLALQCLLWPTLMLAGGILLVGLVMLTQCLAHLCAEVTIEGSEDDETTAMQGRLYRVLTGRPGSPSIA